Proteins co-encoded in one Arachis hypogaea cultivar Tifrunner chromosome 13, arahy.Tifrunner.gnm2.J5K5, whole genome shotgun sequence genomic window:
- the LOC112771595 gene encoding uncharacterized protein: MKMKWESAMVTLSMINMVNIMDNADSSLLPAVYKEVGKTFQEDPAALSTLTFYRSFVQCLCYPFAAYLAKRHNRAHLIALGAFLWAATTFLLAISTTISQVAISRALNGIGLAIFVPASKSLVADCTNDSNRGMAFGWLSLTGNIGSILGGPFAVILASTSFAGIPGWRIAFHLVALISVIAGVLVHLFANDPHYPKAPHNNNPMSFVSGMKDMLKEVKSVMRIPSFGVIVAQGVSGSISWSALFSFATLWLELTGFSHKTTALLWTMFIIAISVAALFGGKMGDILSQHLPNRGRIIMAQISVGSAAPLAAILLLVLPYDPSTPFLHALALFIMGFFMSWNGPATNNPILAEIIPEKSRSTIYAVDKFFESLLASFAAPIVDIMAQRIFGYKPIRKGDSSSIKADRRNAAALAKALYTAIGIPMIISCCIYSILYWTYPRDREQAGMIAQMESELQPLESIDLDDNDEHVLLPR, from the exons atgaagatgaaATGGGAGAGTGCAATGGTGACACTGTCGATGATTAACATGGTTAACATAATGGATAACGCAGACTCATCTCTGCTTCCAGCAGTGTACAAAGAAGTTGGTAAAACTTTTCAAGAAGATCCCGCTGCTCTGAGCACACTCACTTTCTACCGATCATTTGTTCAATGTCTCTGCTACCCATTCGCCGCTTACCTCGCCAAGCGCCACAACCGTGCTCATCTCATCGCTCTTGGTGCTTTTCTTTGGGCTGCCACCACCTTCCTCCTCGCTATCTCCACCACAATTTCACAG GTGGCAATTTCAAGAGCTTTAAACGGGATAGGACTTGCCATTTTTGTTCCGGCAAGTAAATCTCTGGTTGCTGACTGCACAAACGACAGTAACCGTGGCATGGCTTTTGGGTGGCTTTCATTAACTGGAAACATTGGAAGCATTCTTGGCGGACCCTTCGCTGTAATTCTAGCCTCAACTTCATTTGCTGGCATACCAGGTTGGAGAATAGCTTTCCACCTTGTTGCCCTTATCAGTGTCATAGCAGGTGTATTAGTACACCTCTTTGCTAATGATCCACACTATCCAAAAGCTCCACATAACAATAACCCCATGTCCTTTGTTTCCGGAATGAAAGATATGCTGAAAGAAGTAAAATCAGTTATGAGAATCCCATCTTTTGGGGTAATTGTGGCACAGGGTGTATCTGGGTCAATTTCATGGTCAGCATTGTTCTCATTTGCCACACTTTGGTTAGAACTCACTGGATTTTCACACAAGACAACAGCGTTGCTTTggaccatgttcatcattgctaTTTCAGTAGCAGCTCTGTTTGGGGGTAAAATGGGGGATATTCTATCCCAACACTTACCAAACCGTGGCAGAATAATAATGGCACAGATAAGCGTTGGTTCAGCTGCTCCTCTTGCAGCAATTTTGCTGTTGGTATTGCCTTATGATCCATCCACTCCCTTCTTGCACGCCCTTGCTCTCTTCATCATGGGTTTCTTCATGAGCTGGAATGGTCCAGCAACAAACAA TCCAATACTTGCAGAGATAATCCCAGAGAAGTCTCGTTCAACTATATATGCAGTGGATAAGTTTTTTGAGTCTTTATTAGCGTCATTTGCTGCTCCTATTGTTGACATTATGGCTCAGCGTATTTTTGGATATAAACCAATCAGAAAAGGAGATTCGTCCTCCATTAAAGCGGATAGAAGAAATGCTGCAGCATTGGCAAAAGCACTTTATACTGCAATTGGAATTCCCATGATAATCAGCTGTTGCATCTACTCAATCCTTTATTGGACGTATCCAAGGGACAGAGAGCAAGCAGGAATGATAGCCCAAATGGAATCAGAATTGCAGCCGCTGGAGAGTATTGACCTCGATGATAATGATGAGCATGTGTTGCTGCCCCGCTAG
- the LOC112792221 gene encoding uncharacterized protein isoform X1 has translation MRSERMTLVLVNLAGIMEKADETLLPGVYKEVGDALRADPTSLGSLTLFRSLVQSLCYPLAAYLATRHNRAHVIALGAFLWAAATFLVAISSTFLQVAISRGLNGIGLAIVGPAIQSLVADSTDDCNRGMAFGWLALTGNIGSIIGGLFSVLIASTSVAGIPGWRIAFHLVAFISVIVGILVRLFANDPHFPNIKSTAHPIPENKSMPFSSQMKELLKEAKSVMRIPSFQIIVAQGISGSFPWSALSFATLWLELIGFSHVTTGLIWTLFILATSFGALFGGKMGDILSQRLPNSGRIMMSQISSASAVPLAAILLLGLPHDPSSAFIHGLVFFIMGLSISWNGSATNNPIFAEIVPEKSRTAIYALDRSFESILASFAPPIVGLLAQHVYGYKPPKRPSDSVDRENATSLAKALYTAIGIPMIICCSIYSFLYCTYPRDREQARMIALVDSEMQQLEGKEIVVDIDDNDEKTFLPR, from the exons atgagaTCGGAGAGAATGACTTTGGTTCTGGTGAACCTTGCAGGTATAATGGAGAAAGCAGATGAGACTCTACTGCCAGGTGTATACAAAGAAGTCGGTGATGCTCTCCGCGCTGACCCAACCTCCTTGGGATCTCTCACTCTCTTCCGATCCCTTGTTCAGTCTCTCTGCTACCCTTTGGCTGCTTACCTCGCCACCCGTCACAACCGTGCTCATGTCATTGCTCTCGGTGCATTTCTTTGGGCTGCCGCTACGTTCCTCGTTGCCATCTCTTCTACTTTCTTACAG GTGGCGATTTCAAGAGGTTTAAATGGGATAGGACTTGCCATTGTTGGCCCAGCAATTCAATCCCTGGTGGCTGATTCCACCGATGATTGCAACCGCGGCATGGCTTTTGGGTGGCTAGCATTAACCGGAAACATCGGAAGCATCATCGGCGGTCTCTTCTCTGTTCTTATAGCCTCAACATCAGTCGCAGGCATACCCGGTTGGAGAATAGCTTTTCACCTTGTTGCTTTCATCAGTGTCATAGTAGGTATATTGGTGCGCCTTTTTGCCAATGATCCACACTTTCCAAACATCAAAAGTACCGCACATCCAATTCCAGAGAATAAGTCCATGCCCTTCTCTTCTCAGATGAAGGAACTTCTGAAAGAAGCAAAATCGGTTATGAGAATCCCGTCGTTTCAGATAATTGTGGCTCAGGGGATCTCTGGTTCATTCCCCTGGTCAGCATTGTCATTTGCCACGCTTTGGTTAGAGCTCATAGGGTTCTCACACGTGACAACCGGATTGATTTGGACTCTGTTCATACTTGCTACTTCGTTTGGAGCTCTGTTTGGAGGGAAAATGGGGGATATTCTGTCACAACGCTTACCAAACAGTGGGAGAATAATGATGTCACAGATAAGCTCTGCTTCAGCTGTTCCTCTTGCTGCAATATTGCTGTTGGGTTTGCCTCATGATCCATCTTCAGCTTTCATCCATGGTCTTGTTTTCTTCATCATGGGATTGTCCATTTCCTGGAATGGTTCTGCAACTAACAA TCCAATATTTGCAGAAATAGTCCCTGAGAAGTCCCGGACAGCTATATATGCATTGGATCGATCTTTTGAGTCCATATTGGCGTCATTTGCTCCTCCCATTGTTGGATTATTGGCGCAGCATGTTTATGGTTATAAACCCCCGAAAAGGCCGTCAGATTCAGTTGACAGAGAAAATGCTACATCACTGGCAAAGGCACTCTATACAGCAATCGGAATTCCCATGATAATCTGCTGTTCCATCTACTCATTCCTTTATTGCACTTACCCCAGGGACAGGGAGCAAGCAAGAATGATTGCATTGGTAGACTCAGAAATGCAGCAGTTAGAGGGGAAAGAGATAGTAGTAGATATAGATGATAATGATGAAAAGACTTTTCTACCTCGCTAG
- the LOC112792221 gene encoding uncharacterized protein isoform X2 — MRSERMTLVLVNLAGIMEKADETLLPGVYKEVGDALRADPTSLGSLTLFRSLVQSLCYPLAAYLATRHNRAHVIALGAFLWAAATFLVAISSTFLQVAISRGLNGIGLAIVGPAIQSLVADSTDDCNRGMAFGWLALTGNIGSIIGGLFSVLIASTSVAGIPGWRIAFHLVAFISVIVGILVRLFANDPHFPNIKSTAHPIPENKSMPFSSQMKELLKEAKSVMRIPSFQIIVAQGISGSFPWSALSFATLWLELIGFSHVTTGLIWTLFILATSFGALFGGKMGDILSQRLPNSGRIMMSQISSASAVPLAAILLLGLPHDPSSAFIHGLVFFIMGLSISWNGSATNKNSP, encoded by the exons atgagaTCGGAGAGAATGACTTTGGTTCTGGTGAACCTTGCAGGTATAATGGAGAAAGCAGATGAGACTCTACTGCCAGGTGTATACAAAGAAGTCGGTGATGCTCTCCGCGCTGACCCAACCTCCTTGGGATCTCTCACTCTCTTCCGATCCCTTGTTCAGTCTCTCTGCTACCCTTTGGCTGCTTACCTCGCCACCCGTCACAACCGTGCTCATGTCATTGCTCTCGGTGCATTTCTTTGGGCTGCCGCTACGTTCCTCGTTGCCATCTCTTCTACTTTCTTACAG GTGGCGATTTCAAGAGGTTTAAATGGGATAGGACTTGCCATTGTTGGCCCAGCAATTCAATCCCTGGTGGCTGATTCCACCGATGATTGCAACCGCGGCATGGCTTTTGGGTGGCTAGCATTAACCGGAAACATCGGAAGCATCATCGGCGGTCTCTTCTCTGTTCTTATAGCCTCAACATCAGTCGCAGGCATACCCGGTTGGAGAATAGCTTTTCACCTTGTTGCTTTCATCAGTGTCATAGTAGGTATATTGGTGCGCCTTTTTGCCAATGATCCACACTTTCCAAACATCAAAAGTACCGCACATCCAATTCCAGAGAATAAGTCCATGCCCTTCTCTTCTCAGATGAAGGAACTTCTGAAAGAAGCAAAATCGGTTATGAGAATCCCGTCGTTTCAGATAATTGTGGCTCAGGGGATCTCTGGTTCATTCCCCTGGTCAGCATTGTCATTTGCCACGCTTTGGTTAGAGCTCATAGGGTTCTCACACGTGACAACCGGATTGATTTGGACTCTGTTCATACTTGCTACTTCGTTTGGAGCTCTGTTTGGAGGGAAAATGGGGGATATTCTGTCACAACGCTTACCAAACAGTGGGAGAATAATGATGTCACAGATAAGCTCTGCTTCAGCTGTTCCTCTTGCTGCAATATTGCTGTTGGGTTTGCCTCATGATCCATCTTCAGCTTTCATCCATGGTCTTGTTTTCTTCATCATGGGATTGTCCATTTCCTGGAATGGTTCTGCAACTAACAA AAATAGTCCCTGA
- the LOC112783589 gene encoding uncharacterized protein: MGTPRPLRTRGVRYQEPVPVGNSSLLASPPFLVLMMNIISWNCRGVGSKAFPSLIRDLRYEYGANMFFLLETHVSGARGNQIRGKIGFDSSFVMDAVGHAGGIWCLWDSSVWSVDVLEHDKQFSGGALSNNQGACKEFQDCVATCGLIDLGFVGCPYTWKRGNLAERLDRGLSNLEWQLAFPEALVKHMPMLKSDHSPICLQLSPVSEKNRGNRKL; this comes from the exons ATGGGGACGCCTCGTCCTCTCAGGACCAGGGGGGTCCGTTATCAGGAGCCCGTGCCCGTAGGTAATTCTAGCCTTTtggcttctcctccttttttAGTTCTTATGATGAACATCATTAGCTGGAACTGCAGGGGAGTAGGCAGTAAAGCCTTTCCCTCTCTTATTCGTGACCTGAGATATGAATATGGAGCCAATATGTTCTTTCTCTTAGAAACTCATGTGAGTGGCGCTCGAGGCAACCAAATTAGGGGCAAGATAGGCTTTGATAGCTCCTTTGTAATGGATGCAGTGGGTCATGCTGGTGGAATATGGTGTCTCTGGGACTCTTCTGTCTGGAGTGTGGATGTGCTGGAACATGATAAACAATTC AGTGGTGGGGCGCTGAGCAATAACCAAGGTGCCTGTAAAGAGTTTCAGGATTGTGTTGCAACTTGTGGCCTGATTGATTTGGGTTTTGTGGGCTGTCCATACACTTGGAAGAGGGGTAATCTTGCTGAGAGGTTAGACAGGGGTCTTAGCAACCTAGAATGGCAACTTGCATTCCCAGAGGCTCTTGTTAAACATATGCCCATGTTGAAGTCAGACCATTCTCCTATTTGCCTGCAACTCTCTCCCGTTAGTGAGAAGAATAGAGGGAATAGGAAACTTTAA
- the LOC112792220 gene encoding uncharacterized protein, which translates to MAQLMHLDCKKVLIFSILLFFFVSVCFSACSQHQVQTKEGLSSRIGSRRLLEEQDDDWEEKPLKKKSTTQSQSQSQSKENQTKLTKPATTSSKNVKSDSISSTTKNQTKTIKSNSLSTKNNQTKTLKSSSNISAKNQTKTKTKTIKSENLSSKSSSSSKTASTDTTGLKKLNSTSSTSNKSNKQLNSPTTPSSTSKFKKLNSTSTSKPTSPSTSNKKPLDLAKATNKTTKSTGTKDKNKQTKTTTSQASDSDQTKPIIKKPEKASPPTKKPTKQPPPTTYWMDEDDEDFVSEFRDLPNKFHQTLLPDLERISTTSKLYLTKANSEITKGFKPYVGKKYASTVATALSCAFVLIPLILVSLLCTQIKAYFSLQKIIIFIQVYLSIYFTILCVSSLVTGLEPLKFLYSTSQSTYLCLQVLQTLGYVFYLLMLLMYLVLVFSTECGLGSKFLGLAQTLVGIAIGLHYYVTVFHRVVLRQPPKTNWKVHGIYATCFLLICVLSRADRRKKVYVEDGGGEGKQN; encoded by the coding sequence ATGGCTCAACTCATGCACTTGGACTGCAAAAAGGTACTCATATTCTCaattcttttgttcttctttgttTCTGTATGCTTCAGTGCCTGCTCACAACATCAAGTTCAGACCAAAGAAGGGTTATCTAGTAGAATTGGCAGTAGAAGATTGTTGGAGGAGCAAGATGATGATTGGGAAGAGAAGCCCTTGAAAAAGAAAAGCACTACCCAATCCCAATCCCAATCCCAATCCAAAGAGAACCAGACCAAGCTAACTAAGCCAGCCACTACTTCTTCCAAGAATGTCAAATCTGATAGCATTTCTTCCACCACCAAGAACCaaaccaaaaccatcaaatccaATTCCCTTTCCACCAAGAACAACCAAACAAAAACACTCAAATCTAGTAGTAACATTTCTGCCAAGAaccaaaccaaaaccaaaaccaaaaccatcaaatccGAAAACCTTTCCTCCAAGAGTTCATCATCTTCTAAAACCGCATCCACCGACACTACTGGCCTCAAGAAGCTCAATTCCACAAGCTCCACCTCCAACAAGAGTAACAAGCAGCTCAACTCCCCTACTACTCCCTCCTCCACTTCCAAGTTCAAGAAGCTCAATTCCACATCAACATCAAAACCTACTTCACCTTCCACTTCAAACAAGAAACCATTGGATCTTGCGAAAGCAACCAACAAAACTACAAAGTCCACCGGCACCAAGGATAAGAACAAGCAAACAAAAACAACCACCAGCCAGGCATCAGATTCAGATCAAACAAAGCCAATAATCAAGAAACCGGAGAAGGCTTCTCCTCCAACGAAGAAACCGACGAAACAACCACCACCGACAACATACTGGATGGACGAAGACGACGAAGACTTCGTCTCAGAGTTCAGAGATCTGCCAAACAAGTTCCACCAGACGCTTCTCCCAGACCTGGAAAGAATCTCCACAACTTCAAAGCTTTACCTCACCAAAGCCAACAGCGAGATCACAAAAGGCTTCAAACCCTACGTCGGCAAAAAATATGCATCCACCGTAGCCACCGCACTCTCGTGCGCTTTCGTATTGATCCCGTTGATCTTGGTCTCTCTCCTCTGCACACAAATCAAAGCATATTTCTCACTCCAGAAAATCATCATCTTCATCCAAGTTTATCTCTCTATCTACTTCACCATCCTCTGCGTATCGTCGTTAGTTACTGGGCTCGAACCGTTAAAGTTTTTATACTCTACTTCGCAGTCCACGTACCTGTGCCTGCAGGTTCTGCAAACTCTCGGTTACGTTTTCTATCTCTTGATGCTCTTGATGTATCTTGTTCTTGTCTTCTCCACGGAGTGTGGGTTGGGTTCTAAGTTTTTGGGCCTGGCCCAAACGTTAGTGGGCATAGCTATTGGGCTTCATTACTACGTCACGGTGTTTCATCGGGTGGTGTTGAGGCAACCTCCGAAGACAAATTGGAAGGTTCACGGGATTTATGCCACGTGTTTTCTCCTCATTTGTGTGCTTTCTAGAGCTGATAGAAGAAAGAAGGTTTACGTTGAAGATGGTGGAGGAGAAGGCAAGCAGAATTGA